GAAGAACAATTTCAAGTTATAATCCTCAGGAAGGCTTCCCAAAATCTGCGATCACTGCATTTGCTGAAAACAAATCCGGAGTTTTATTTTTTGCAACAAAAGGTGAGGGCGTTTATTGTATTGAAAAAGGTATAATGTACAACATTGACCATGACGATAATCTTTCCGACGATTATTGTTATGCAATGATCCTCTTACCGGATGGCCGTATTTGCGTTGGCACAGATGAAGGAATTAATTTCATAGAATTTTCGAATGGAGTTAAGAAAGTTACATCGTTTGGAAATTCACAAGGTCTGCCGGATGACATTGTACGTTCATTAACAATGGATAAATCAAATAGATTGTGGCTCGGGTTTCAGGACAAAGGCATTTGTATTTTCGATTATGTAAACAATAAAATTTCTTTCCAGCCGGAAGAGATTTCTAAAGGTCAGATAAATTCTCTTCTTTCAAGCGGCGATATTTTGTGGGTGAACACTGAAGAAAATGGCATTCTGAAATATGATAAATATGGAAAAAGCTCACGGTTGGTCAGCGAAAATAATTTACAAAACAGAGCAATAGATATTATTGCTGACCTTGAGAACAATATCTGGTTGGCCGAATCAATTCATTTAACAAGAACGAGTGGCGATAAAATAATTTCTATCAATTCCATTGATAATACAAAGATCAATTTTATTCATTGTGTAATTACAGATAAAAAAGGTGGAATCTGGTTTTGTCCGGACAGACAGCTTTCACATATGTATAGAGATAAAAATGGAGAATGGGAAATTGAAAATTTTAAGATTATAGAATCCAAAGAACCTGCTGATATTGTTACACTCTACGAAGACATTTACGGATTCATCTGGGTTGGCTCTCTTGGTGAGGGAGTGTATCGATTCAACCCAGCAACAGGTAAAGTAAGGCGTTTTAATGAAAAGACAAATATTGAAGAGTCAAGTATTTTATCTATTACAGGTGATGGTGATGAAATATGGATCGGTGGTTTCAACGGCGTCAGCAAGTTTCGAATTGTTTCAGATGGCGCTTCAGAAAAAGCAGTTATTGTAAAGGATACTTTGTCAACTAAAAGGTTGACCAACGATTATGTCTATTCTGTGTTTATTGATTCAAAAAAAAGAATTTGGTTTGGAACAGATGAGCAAGGACTTTATTATTTAAAAGATGGCGAAGTGGTAAATCTTCCTTTGAATCACAATTCGGTTCATTCGTTCACTGAAGATATTTACGGAAAGATCTGGTTCTCTATGCCGGATGCCGGACTTGGTTATTTTTATGATAACAAGATAAATTTCTTTTCTGCAAAAGATGGATTATCTGACCCCTCTCCTGTTTCTCTTTTATCAATGAAAAATGGAAAACTGATCATTGTACATTCCAATGGTTTTGACATTCTCGACCCAAAAACATTAAAGATCATCTATCATAGTAGTGAAGAAAATCTTGCAGATATAAATTCCGATCTCAATTCAATTGCGCAATCACCGGATAGTTCAATTTGGATTGGAACAGAAAAAGGTTTGATAAACTATCAGCCATTCTCAGACTTGAACATTTCAGAGCCTGCATTATCATTCTCCGGTGTGTCCGTTTTTTTAAAGAACATCGAAACAAATCAAAAGAAATTTTCTCATGAAGAAAATAATCTGCGGTTTGACCTAAACGGATTATGGTATTCAGATCCACAAAGAGTAAATTATTCTTTTTATCTGGAAGGATATTCCAATAAATGGGAGAATACAAAAGACAAGAATATTGTGTTTTCAAAACTATCACCGGGGAATTATACATTGAAAGTTCGTTCTTCTTTGAACAGCAACTTTAATTTATCGAAAGAAATAACATATACTTTTGAAATAACCCCGCCCTATTGGCAAACCTGGTGGTTCAGAGGTCTTTTTGCTTTTGTAGTTGCGCTTTTACTGGTATTGATCATTCGCAGAAGAGAAAACAGATTAAGAAAACTTGACCTTTTACAAAAAGAAAAAATAGAATTTCAATTTGAAACATTAAAGAATCAGGTAAATCCTCACTTTCTTTTTAATAGTTTCAATACCTTAGTGAATGTAATAGAGACCGATTCAAAATCGGCCGTTCAGTATGTTCAAAAATTATCAGAGTTTTTCCGTTCGATAGTTAACTACAGAGACAAAAATTTAATTTTCTTAGAAGAAGAAATCTCTTTACTTGAAAATTACATTTTTATACAAAAGGAAAGATACGGCGATAACTTAAAAATAAAGATCGACCTCGATAAAAAAACAATGTCAACTTTTACCATTCCACCATTGACTCTTCAATTACTTGCAGAAAACGCCTTGAAGCACAATGCTATTTCAAAAGAAACTCCGCTTCAAATCAGTTTAATTTCTGAAAACGGCCGGTTAGTAATTAGAAATAATATCAACAGAAAAATATCAAAAGAAAGAAGTTCCGGAATGGGACTTCAGAATATTGTAAACAGATACAGATTGCTTACAAAAGAAAAAGTTGAAATTGATGAAACAGTTTCTACCTTTACTGTATCATTGCCAATGTTAAATCCACAATCTGCATGAGAATTTTAATTATCGAAGACGAACAGCCTGCCTCTACCCGACTGAAAAAACTATTACTTGAAGCTGAGCCTGAGGCAATAATTCTGGATGAGATCGTGAGTGTTAAATCAGCTGTAGATTGGTTTAAAAATCACAGTCAGCCGGATCTTGTATTTATGGATATTCATCTTTCCGATGGCAACAGTTTTGACATTTTTGAATTGGTAAACATTACTGCTCCGGTAATTTTCATAACTGCATATGATGAATTCGCGCTAAAGGCATTCAAAGTAAATAGTGTAGAATACCTTTTGAAGCCGGTCAAGCAGGAAGAATTAGTTGGGGCATTAAATAAGTTTAAAACATACTTTAATAAAAATACACAGCTTCCGGATCTGAGTAAAATAATGGAGAATCTGAAAGATCCCGGCTCGACTTATAAAAAAAGATTTTTGATCCGTTACGGAGAACATATCAAAGCTGTAGAAACAGAAAACGTAGCATATTTTTATACGGAGGAAAAAATAAATTTTTTAAGAACAAAAGACAATCACTCTTATCATATAGAATATAACCTTGATAAACTTGAAGGCATATTAGATCCTGCAAAATTTTTCAGGATCAATCGTCAGTTTATAATAAATTATGAAGCGATCGATCAGATGTTCTCTTTTTCGAAATCCAGAGTAAAAATAAATTTGAAACCACCGATCAATCTGGACACGATCGTAAGTACAGAGCGATCACCACTCTTTAAAGAATGGTTGTCAGGTAAAGAATAAATAATGCCATACATTAAGTTTGCAAGTCTGGAAGTAAAATGAATTTGACATTTTTTCTTTGCTTAATCCAAGTTATACATTACATATTTTTTCTTTGTTTTTAGTTTATTTTCGCCGAAAATCGGCTTCGGAACTCAATTTTTCCTGTTCAGCATCATTTATAATATAGAACAATAATGTCGTTGTAAATTTGTTCTATCAAATAAGATTATCAATAAAGAATAGATGCAACGGACAAAAAAAATATTTCTTGATCTCATGCTCGCAGGAGTAATATTCTTGCTGGTGTTAATGATGTTTGCATTGAGTTCATGTAAACATCAGCCACAAATTTTGCCTGCTGATTTAACCGGAGGAAATGAAAATCCGGGTGGAGGAACAGTTGGAAACGAAAATAATTGTGATCCAAATGTAGTTTACTTTGAACAACAGATCCTGCCAATTATTGTAAGTAACTGCGCAAAGAGCGGTTGTCATAACTCAATAGACCATGAAGAAGATATTGTATTGAATTCTTACAGTTCTATTATGAGTGATGGAGAAATTTCTGCAGGAAACCCAGGCAACAGTGAATTATACGAAGTGATTACAGAAACAGATCCGGATGATATCATGCCGCCACCGCCTCACAGTCCATTAACATCTGCACAAATTGCATTGATCAGAACATGGATCCAGCAAGGAGCACAAAACAACTCTTGTCAGAATACGTGTGATACAACGAATGTTACTTACAGCGGAAGTATAATTCCTATCCTTCAGAATTCTTGTATTGGTTGTCATAGCGGAAGTACACCGGGTGGAAATATCAGTCTGAATACATACGCAGGAGTATTTACACAGGCTACAAATGGAAAATTATTTGGCAGTGTAAATCATTCAACAGGATTTTCGGCGATGCCAAAAGGTGGAAATAAGTTGAGCACATGTCAGATCGATATGATCAGGATCTGGATAGATGCGGGAGCGCCAAACAATTAACCTATGAAAAACATTAATCGAACGATATTTGTTTGTCTGGTAGTTTTCGGATTGTCATCTTGCTACTATGATATTCAGGAAGACATTCATCCGGAGCTTGCATCACAGATCTGTGACACAAGTGTAGCACAATATGCAGGACAGATCAAAACAATTATGCAGAATAATTGTAGTTCTTGTCATAGCACTGCATCAGCATCCGGCGGAATAATTACCGATACTTATCAGGACCTTAAGCGGATTGCAGATAATGGTACGTTAATTGGAAGTATCACACACGCAGCAGGTTTCAGGGCAATGCCTCAGAATCTTCCCAAATTATCGGCTTGCAATATTAAGTTGATTGAAAAATGGGTTCGTGAAGGTTCTCAGAATAATTAAGAAAAGATGAATTCCTGTTTAATACAGGTCTAATAATATAAAAGTCAAGGTCAAACCAAAATTAATTCAGTTTTCAACTCTAAATTTGTGTCAATGAAAAAGAAAATATTTTTAGCGTTAGGCATAATGGCCTTAGCCGGTGCTGCATTCGGCTTTTACTTATTCAATAAGCCGCATCAGAGTATCCTGAATGACAAACCGGATTTCGTGGTTGAATCAGCTGCCATCATCAATGAATTTGAAACGAATGAAGATGCAGCCAATAAAAAATTTAATGGCAAGGTCATTGAAGTAGCAGGAATCGTATCCGAAAAAACAAAAGACGAACAAGGCAAGCTGAACATTACACTTCAGGGAGCTGATATAGCAGGAATCGGATGTGTATTTGAAAAGGCAGCACAATCCAAAGCAGCAGCACTCGCAGAAGGTCAACAAGTAAGAATAAAAGGAATCTGCACAGGCATATTGATGGATGTAGTAATGGTAGACTGTGTAGTAGTAGAAAATAATTAATCAAACAAACTTAAAATATAACTATGAAAAAAGTAATTTTTGCAATAGCATTATTAATTTCGACATCAGCTGTTTTCGGACAGAAAGTTTTGACAAAGAACGGTAAGGTTCATTTTGATGCGACAAGTCCAAACTCTCCAGAAAAAATCGATGCTACAAACGACAAAACAATGAGTGTGATTGATGCTTCAACAGGTGCGATTGAATTTGCGCTATTAATGAAAGCATTTAGTTTTGAAAAAGCACTTATGCAGGAACATTTCAACGAGAATTATGTTGAGTCAGATAAATTTCCGAAAGCATCTTTCAAAGGTACGATCACAAATATGAGTAGTATCGATCTGAAGAAAGACGGGACGTATCCTGCAAC
This sequence is a window from Bacteroidota bacterium. Protein-coding genes within it:
- a CDS encoding histidine kinase, whose product is MNDYIKGFLTGILFSFLSIQASAQHTLSKSFDIRTEGVRPKFTKLFCDNKGLIWTGTDKGIFTFDGINFSKLSGSDSLAPGIVTAMYEDRSGLIWVGFDNGKLVKIGGRTISSYNPQEGFPKSAITAFAENKSGVLFFATKGEGVYCIEKGIMYNIDHDDNLSDDYCYAMILLPDGRICVGTDEGINFIEFSNGVKKVTSFGNSQGLPDDIVRSLTMDKSNRLWLGFQDKGICIFDYVNNKISFQPEEISKGQINSLLSSGDILWVNTEENGILKYDKYGKSSRLVSENNLQNRAIDIIADLENNIWLAESIHLTRTSGDKIISINSIDNTKINFIHCVITDKKGGIWFCPDRQLSHMYRDKNGEWEIENFKIIESKEPADIVTLYEDIYGFIWVGSLGEGVYRFNPATGKVRRFNEKTNIEESSILSITGDGDEIWIGGFNGVSKFRIVSDGASEKAVIVKDTLSTKRLTNDYVYSVFIDSKKRIWFGTDEQGLYYLKDGEVVNLPLNHNSVHSFTEDIYGKIWFSMPDAGLGYFYDNKINFFSAKDGLSDPSPVSLLSMKNGKLIIVHSNGFDILDPKTLKIIYHSSEENLADINSDLNSIAQSPDSSIWIGTEKGLINYQPFSDLNISEPALSFSGVSVFLKNIETNQKKFSHEENNLRFDLNGLWYSDPQRVNYSFYLEGYSNKWENTKDKNIVFSKLSPGNYTLKVRSSLNSNFNLSKEITYTFEITPPYWQTWWFRGLFAFVVALLLVLIIRRRENRLRKLDLLQKEKIEFQFETLKNQVNPHFLFNSFNTLVNVIETDSKSAVQYVQKLSEFFRSIVNYRDKNLIFLEEEISLLENYIFIQKERYGDNLKIKIDLDKKTMSTFTIPPLTLQLLAENALKHNAISKETPLQISLISENGRLVIRNNINRKISKERSSGMGLQNIVNRYRLLTKEKVEIDETVSTFTVSLPMLNPQSA
- a CDS encoding response regulator transcription factor translates to MRILIIEDEQPASTRLKKLLLEAEPEAIILDEIVSVKSAVDWFKNHSQPDLVFMDIHLSDGNSFDIFELVNITAPVIFITAYDEFALKAFKVNSVEYLLKPVKQEELVGALNKFKTYFNKNTQLPDLSKIMENLKDPGSTYKKRFLIRYGEHIKAVETENVAYFYTEEKINFLRTKDNHSYHIEYNLDKLEGILDPAKFFRINRQFIINYEAIDQMFSFSKSRVKINLKPPINLDTIVSTERSPLFKEWLSGKE
- a CDS encoding YceI family protein, giving the protein MKKVIFAIALLISTSAVFGQKVLTKNGKVHFDATSPNSPEKIDATNDKTMSVIDASTGAIEFALLMKAFSFEKALMQEHFNENYVESDKFPKASFKGTITNMSSIDLKKDGTYPATVKGQMTLHGETKEISATGNITVKGGSITAAKSEFSLMLADYKIEVPSVVKDKVSKEAKITVDLSFQPMAAK